One window of Methylococcus sp. EFPC2 genomic DNA carries:
- a CDS encoding efflux RND transporter periplasmic adaptor subunit, with product MIGRFIPLVLVGLLAAACADQGEQASPPRPVRAFRVGDQGPQALASFAGEVKARRETVLSFRVAGKLSARLVDVGSRVRKGQPIARLDPDDYHLAIQSLNAQLVSARAERDFNRSDLARYRELLDQHLISPPEFDRHQTASTAARERVAALEAQLGQAKNQLVYTELLAERDGAITDLNVEVGDVVAVGQPVARLAQLDEKDVSIDIPEQRIGDIRLAQEVFVALWSDGRPRYRAKVREIAPAADPTTRTYRVQVALVEGQEQVRLGMTATVEVPVAGTAHRAIPLSAIFSPKTDPQQPRVWLVDATTETVRSVPVSVGRNVAGERIEVSGLATGQIVVTAGVQRLAEGQKVRLPKESTVVPQENQPGNPQP from the coding sequence TTGATCGGCAGGTTCATACCGTTGGTCCTGGTGGGTTTGCTGGCCGCCGCTTGTGCCGATCAGGGAGAGCAGGCATCCCCGCCGCGCCCGGTGCGTGCGTTTCGCGTCGGAGATCAGGGGCCGCAGGCACTAGCCAGTTTCGCCGGAGAAGTCAAAGCACGTCGCGAGACGGTCTTGTCGTTCAGGGTCGCCGGCAAGTTGTCGGCGCGGCTGGTCGATGTCGGCAGCCGGGTTCGCAAAGGTCAACCCATAGCCCGTCTGGATCCCGATGATTACCATCTGGCTATCCAGAGCCTTAACGCACAACTGGTTTCGGCGCGGGCAGAGCGCGATTTCAATCGCAGCGATCTCGCCCGTTACCGGGAGTTGCTCGATCAACATCTCATCAGTCCGCCGGAGTTTGATCGTCATCAAACTGCATCTACCGCGGCACGCGAGCGGGTAGCGGCGCTTGAGGCGCAGCTCGGGCAGGCCAAGAATCAATTGGTCTACACCGAGTTGCTGGCCGAACGGGATGGCGCCATCACCGACTTGAACGTCGAGGTTGGCGATGTGGTTGCTGTGGGACAGCCGGTCGCCCGACTTGCTCAATTGGACGAAAAAGACGTGTCTATCGACATTCCCGAGCAACGCATCGGTGACATACGGCTCGCGCAAGAGGTCTTCGTGGCGCTTTGGTCGGACGGCCGGCCACGGTATCGGGCCAAGGTGCGCGAAATTGCGCCGGCGGCGGATCCGACCACCCGCACCTACCGGGTACAAGTCGCGCTTGTGGAGGGTCAGGAGCAGGTTCGCTTGGGAATGACCGCGACGGTTGAAGTACCCGTGGCGGGTACGGCTCACCGCGCCATACCGCTGTCGGCGATTTTTTCCCCGAAGACCGATCCACAACAGCCCCGCGTGTGGCTGGTGGATGCCACTACAGAAACGGTCAGATCTGTTCCAGTGAGCGTGGGGCGGAATGTCGCCGGCGAGCGGATCGAGGTGAGCGGACTGGCTACTGGGCAAATCGTCGTGACGGCGGGTGTCCAGCGCCTGGCCGAGGGACAGAAGGTGCGCTTGCCGAAGGAGAGTACCGTGGTCCCGCAGGAGAACCAGCCGGGGAACCCGCAGCCATGA
- a CDS encoding type I polyketide synthase, whose amino-acid sequence MSASRTQPIAVIGMACRYPGASTLLELWENVLTRRQQFRDLPDVRLPLSEYHDPNPAAPDKTYGKKAAVMDGFEFDASAYRIPRTTFETTDIVHWLALSTALEAVKHAGLSGDGLHRERAGVILGNTLTGEETRANTLRLRWPFVRKILRRAADAHGLSAASAQEFESTVEQMYKSVFPPITEDTLAGGLANTIAGRICNYLDLHGGGYIVDGACSSSLLSIATAADYLHQNKMDLVIAGGVDVSLDTFELIGFSKATALSKDEMRVYDRRGSGFIPGEGCGMVLLKRLEDARRDGDTVYAVLRGWGVSSDGRGGITAPSAKGQSRALVRAYQGAGYAPQSLSFIEGHGTGTAVGDRIELEGIADALAEFGGADDHAVGVTSFKSIVGHTKAAAGIGGFIKTVMAVNRRVIPPTAGCGEPHASFADVARALYPVLEGRIREPQTSLRAGVSAMGFGGINCHVTLESGDAPAPQLAPELAEQALLASWQNSEVIPFSAEDAAGLIKRVEEARAHARGLSSGELIDFAAHHANRLQNLPWRAAVLAGGIDELNTRLDVLVQRLREAPLAPGELWRSDLIWASNAVESGTVGFIFPGQGSQQIGMARGLVNRFAWAEHYVTETDAEVAALRQECGRSLEEESFSKLYLRRGEPDPANKREPAWLAELTRTENAQPGICVASWMWARRLEELGIVPSVVGGHSLGELTAFAVAGGYDAQTLARLAALRGIVMAAQDGEAGSMGALACDVETATSLLDHAGGYCVIANANSPQQTVISGEAEAVRRIVEAAVEKGFRAQILPVSNGFHSRLVEPAAERLRQSQHLPEHLDSLRYRMFSGIDGREIDADVDIKDYLARQIVSKVSFTKLLETLSEHCDWLVEVGPGRVLSGLAQSHDPSLVRFCMPVESRPGRDADLNAVMAEAFVRGRDLRWDRLYEERLVRPLVPAAERKFYVNPCEREPLPVTVRKSARPFGQELLSVYDDNQSGTPELMLLSDQLNMALCDVVRAEQAILLLFDEAENALRPVMPAHGFVNRIPANLGIFGDVLRSAQAETVDVLLNDPRFDLVLEGLGAFPTWTALYAPVLTGVHGQAVGVVRLVRRPDDPFTAMDAHMVADLAGRAAPALIRAYLRQRVHEVQRIDHVLENALNERWIDHHPKPVLSHLLESAKSALGAEHARILVHDAEVHELRAWSADAASRPVTVSADAGLVGHAFRALEPVHVANVTADARYRPEADEVSGLHVQRLDYMPIVSPQGEPLGVLQVVNGRLPEHSGQLAKLARYAGAWLHHQPFIEQLEAVTDPSGQAAAPRLAAVPVVSEQSLALDTSGQGSRSARGVLLRLICERTGFAVHSIPDDARLIDDLNLDSIKIGTLLADAAIELGVAGQIDAMSLGNANVGAVITAFEAVSQPANDRLTAWHVLLGLIAERTGFAEDCLNRDQRLLDDLNIDSIKAASLLGDLLLQTGTQNRVEAGPLANATLGEIANTVQAAMASASEKGTTAAATPPTPWRAHWVRAFSLSKVPESFSTATSRAPYGDELKPLLIAPGGHSALGQALAEALGTELLVEISAERAISPVSTLILMLGDNRTDGSVRPSSTGVDQLATLHRLASERPEVWQGVRTVAFVQSQGSKGQDGVGGPTAWSFAASLYLERPDLEVVVLDFDPALSADFVTGRVKQELTSEPRYQAIEYDLDGLRWKRCMTTVEPEYCSPRNLTWSADDVLLVTGGGKGITAECALAFARETGVKLALVGRSRAPSSDEAGELADNLRKLAEVGVEHRYYAADVADRQALAEVIAQIQEDLGPVTAVLHGAGSNAPRRVVDVSAAQARLEIAPKLQGAENLLALLDAAPLKMFAAFTSIIGVTGMHNNAWYAYSNETVARLLEGFSARHPDTAVVSYAFGVWDSVGMGVKLGSVRHLGQMGIDAISVEEGVRQFMRWTRSAPPTQEVIITASSSGLATWARPTEEKRSQALRFDGALQRFEPGIEKVTRVTLNTEQDLYLADHDYRGSLLMPTVMGLEAMAQACLHVAGNPRLEVVRIENIQLERPIVVGRDRPTTIEIRALALERVDAEDARVIEASIHTDQTGLEPAHFAARFILGQRREAKGNLPVPRVSGMLGIVPSLELYGGVLFQGPLFQRISAIEALDEKHVVFVTETRPDTLSTPEGFAEDVRGPLVLGDPYYRDTLLQAAQLSLTPDICLPIRIDCIDLYASRDPAGRYRAEAKVVGREGRRVLGEVTVFDEQGRLIEHIRGYEVQVLERRADFPTPAELVREPNVPEQRVLQEALAAAGRSAGLSAPAVALRRIPHLHGKNRADRRALALPIMHATLQSAARGSRFNLDGVEVSWLDSGKPVVGIKGGGSVRAATDAPHTQEAQDGDRELGISISHEDDLLLCVAGTGPQGCDLVVPLQRTRKQWRAMLNQPLFTLVKSLEGAGLSLDQAGARVWAALEAGIKALDSRDIVLELDEYRNGRGLFVASNAAHRVKITTLPLVSGDGAETVVSVVLGPRGEEPLADMAVADDPDAVTLDALGDRSSIPFAEPETAVVASSDSWSGWLSSGGITADFFSVQADFDNKAAEPRVLFRFPLAFKDGANPDGSVYFVRFFEWMGRLREMALRPVLGQLADEFASGKWAWVTNRSWVKIERPARAGDVVEVSCRFLGRGGPNDSMVSVGFEWHRVAVNGALEKLATSQIQMTWAKVIAHGVVSPEAYPPYLDHFFRELTAVQGDSENSDAMCYRRAVKLIGGSLWRKKQGPETGILLAEHSCGTTSNDANLVGNIYYSKYYELQGVLRDSHFFGVVPDAYRMDSAHGGIRCVYTEVSHLRDAMPFDTLRARMYVNAVHERGIELGFEFFRIMPNGDVEKLATGVHVAAWMTAKEDGSLGTAMDLPNALSGYLLSRVPTGPTIAVQIDAA is encoded by the coding sequence ATGTCAGCATCACGCACGCAACCTATCGCAGTCATAGGAATGGCTTGCCGATATCCCGGTGCTTCCACATTGTTGGAGCTTTGGGAGAATGTCCTTACCCGGCGGCAACAGTTTCGGGATTTACCTGATGTCAGGCTGCCTTTGTCGGAATACCATGATCCCAATCCAGCGGCTCCTGATAAAACCTATGGCAAGAAAGCGGCGGTGATGGATGGCTTCGAATTCGATGCCAGTGCGTACCGAATTCCAAGAACGACTTTTGAGACCACCGATATCGTGCATTGGCTGGCATTATCGACAGCCCTCGAAGCGGTCAAGCATGCGGGGCTGAGCGGGGATGGTCTGCACCGTGAAAGGGCAGGGGTTATTCTGGGCAATACCTTGACTGGCGAGGAGACCCGGGCAAACACCTTGCGTTTGCGCTGGCCATTTGTGCGCAAGATCTTGCGGCGGGCGGCCGATGCCCATGGTCTTTCGGCGGCCAGTGCGCAGGAGTTCGAGAGCACGGTGGAGCAAATGTACAAGTCGGTGTTCCCGCCGATCACCGAAGATACCCTGGCAGGAGGTTTGGCAAACACCATTGCCGGGCGTATCTGCAATTATTTGGATCTGCATGGAGGCGGTTACATCGTGGACGGAGCGTGCTCTTCGTCCTTGTTGTCCATAGCCACGGCCGCCGACTATCTTCACCAGAACAAGATGGATCTGGTGATTGCCGGCGGCGTGGACGTCAGTCTCGACACATTCGAACTGATAGGCTTCAGCAAGGCAACCGCCCTGAGTAAGGACGAGATGCGGGTATATGACCGACGTGGCAGCGGGTTCATTCCCGGCGAAGGCTGCGGCATGGTACTCCTCAAACGCCTGGAAGATGCTCGTCGCGACGGCGACACTGTTTATGCCGTACTGCGGGGTTGGGGCGTTTCCTCGGACGGGCGTGGAGGCATCACGGCTCCCAGCGCCAAGGGCCAGTCGCGCGCCCTGGTACGGGCTTATCAGGGGGCCGGCTATGCGCCGCAATCCCTGTCCTTCATCGAGGGCCACGGTACCGGAACCGCAGTCGGTGACCGCATCGAATTGGAAGGCATCGCCGATGCACTGGCCGAGTTCGGTGGCGCAGACGACCACGCGGTCGGGGTGACCTCATTCAAATCCATCGTCGGCCATACCAAGGCTGCAGCCGGCATCGGCGGTTTCATCAAAACCGTCATGGCGGTGAATCGCCGGGTCATTCCGCCGACGGCGGGCTGCGGTGAACCGCACGCCAGCTTCGCGGACGTGGCGAGGGCGCTTTATCCAGTATTGGAGGGTCGAATAAGAGAACCACAGACGTCATTGCGAGCCGGCGTTTCCGCCATGGGGTTCGGCGGCATCAACTGTCATGTGACGCTCGAAAGCGGCGACGCGCCTGCACCGCAATTGGCGCCTGAGCTCGCCGAACAAGCCTTGCTGGCTTCCTGGCAAAACAGCGAGGTAATTCCATTTTCAGCAGAGGACGCGGCCGGTTTGATCAAGCGGGTCGAAGAAGCGCGCGCGCACGCACGCGGGCTCAGCAGCGGGGAGCTGATCGATTTTGCGGCGCACCATGCCAATCGGCTGCAGAATTTGCCATGGCGAGCGGCCGTGCTCGCCGGCGGTATCGACGAGTTGAATACGAGGCTCGATGTCCTCGTCCAGCGCTTGCGCGAGGCGCCTCTGGCGCCCGGTGAACTGTGGCGTAGCGATCTGATCTGGGCCAGCAACGCCGTGGAGAGCGGTACAGTGGGATTTATATTTCCGGGCCAGGGTTCGCAGCAGATCGGCATGGCGCGCGGTTTGGTGAATCGCTTCGCGTGGGCGGAACACTATGTGACTGAGACGGACGCCGAGGTAGCGGCTCTGCGGCAGGAATGCGGCCGTTCCTTGGAAGAGGAGTCCTTTAGCAAACTGTACTTGCGCCGCGGCGAACCGGATCCCGCCAACAAGCGTGAGCCGGCCTGGCTTGCCGAGTTGACGCGCACCGAAAATGCTCAGCCGGGCATATGCGTGGCATCCTGGATGTGGGCTCGACGCCTCGAGGAACTGGGTATCGTGCCTTCGGTAGTTGGAGGGCACAGCCTGGGCGAGTTGACTGCTTTCGCAGTCGCCGGTGGTTACGATGCACAAACCCTGGCTCGATTGGCCGCCTTGCGCGGCATAGTCATGGCTGCGCAAGACGGCGAAGCCGGCAGCATGGGCGCTTTGGCATGTGATGTCGAGACGGCTACCAGTTTGTTGGACCACGCTGGCGGCTACTGCGTGATTGCCAACGCCAACTCGCCCCAACAGACCGTTATTTCCGGTGAGGCCGAGGCGGTACGCCGAATCGTGGAGGCGGCTGTCGAAAAAGGATTCCGCGCTCAGATATTGCCGGTTTCCAATGGCTTTCATTCACGCCTGGTTGAACCAGCTGCGGAGCGTCTACGCCAAAGCCAACACCTGCCCGAACATCTGGATTCCTTGCGATACCGCATGTTTTCGGGCATCGATGGCCGGGAGATCGACGCCGACGTCGATATAAAAGATTATCTGGCCCGGCAGATCGTTTCCAAGGTGAGTTTCACCAAGTTGCTGGAAACCCTCTCGGAACATTGCGATTGGCTGGTGGAAGTCGGGCCCGGTCGCGTGCTTTCAGGATTGGCGCAAAGTCATGACCCTTCTCTGGTGCGTTTCTGCATGCCGGTGGAAAGCCGACCGGGACGGGACGCTGACCTGAATGCGGTAATGGCCGAGGCATTCGTCCGGGGCCGCGACTTGCGCTGGGATCGCCTTTATGAGGAACGCCTGGTGCGGCCGTTGGTCCCCGCGGCGGAGCGCAAGTTTTATGTGAACCCCTGCGAGCGTGAGCCCTTACCCGTCACCGTGCGCAAGAGCGCACGTCCTTTTGGCCAGGAGCTGTTATCGGTCTACGATGACAACCAGTCCGGCACGCCCGAATTGATGCTGCTTTCCGACCAGCTCAACATGGCTCTCTGCGATGTGGTGCGGGCTGAACAGGCCATCCTGTTACTCTTCGACGAGGCGGAAAACGCGCTGCGCCCGGTGATGCCTGCCCATGGATTCGTCAATCGGATTCCTGCCAACCTGGGAATTTTCGGCGACGTTCTGCGTTCCGCCCAGGCGGAAACCGTCGACGTTCTATTGAACGACCCCCGTTTTGATCTGGTGCTCGAAGGCCTGGGCGCCTTTCCAACCTGGACCGCTCTGTATGCGCCGGTGCTGACCGGAGTTCACGGACAAGCCGTTGGCGTGGTTCGACTCGTGCGCCGCCCCGACGACCCGTTCACCGCCATGGATGCCCATATGGTTGCAGATCTGGCCGGCCGAGCGGCGCCTGCGCTCATTCGTGCCTATCTACGGCAGCGTGTTCATGAAGTTCAACGCATAGACCATGTCTTGGAGAACGCACTGAATGAACGGTGGATCGACCATCACCCGAAGCCTGTGTTGTCGCATTTGCTGGAGTCGGCGAAAAGCGCGTTGGGAGCGGAACACGCCCGCATTCTGGTTCATGACGCCGAAGTTCACGAACTTCGCGCGTGGTCGGCCGATGCGGCGTCCCGGCCGGTTACCGTGAGCGCGGATGCAGGCCTCGTCGGTCATGCATTCCGGGCACTGGAGCCGGTCCATGTCGCCAACGTGACGGCCGATGCTCGCTATCGCCCGGAAGCCGACGAAGTCTCAGGCTTGCATGTGCAACGGCTGGACTACATGCCCATAGTCAGCCCGCAGGGGGAGCCCTTGGGCGTGCTGCAGGTGGTCAACGGCCGGCTACCCGAACATAGCGGCCAACTGGCCAAGCTGGCTCGTTATGCGGGCGCGTGGCTCCATCATCAACCTTTTATCGAACAGCTGGAGGCGGTTACGGACCCTTCTGGGCAAGCCGCCGCGCCAAGGCTGGCTGCTGTGCCGGTCGTCAGCGAGCAGAGCCTGGCTTTGGACACCTCCGGCCAGGGCTCCCGGTCCGCACGTGGCGTTCTGCTCCGCTTGATCTGCGAGCGCACCGGTTTCGCGGTGCACAGCATTCCGGACGATGCCCGCTTGATCGATGATCTGAATCTTGATTCGATCAAGATCGGAACTCTGCTGGCCGATGCCGCCATCGAGCTCGGCGTGGCGGGGCAAATCGACGCCATGAGCCTGGGCAATGCGAACGTGGGCGCTGTCATCACGGCCTTCGAAGCGGTTTCTCAGCCAGCGAACGACCGGCTTACGGCCTGGCATGTCTTGCTGGGCCTTATAGCCGAGCGCACCGGGTTCGCCGAGGACTGCCTCAACCGGGACCAGCGTCTGCTCGACGACCTCAATATCGACTCTATCAAGGCTGCGTCGTTGCTGGGCGATTTGCTCCTGCAAACTGGCACTCAGAACCGGGTCGAGGCGGGACCTTTGGCCAACGCCACCTTGGGCGAGATCGCCAATACGGTACAAGCCGCTATGGCGAGCGCCTCTGAGAAAGGCACGACGGCGGCGGCAACGCCTCCAACGCCGTGGCGCGCCCATTGGGTCAGGGCTTTCAGTTTGTCCAAAGTGCCGGAATCCTTCTCCACAGCGACATCCCGCGCGCCGTACGGTGACGAACTGAAACCCTTGCTCATAGCCCCCGGCGGCCATTCGGCCCTCGGCCAGGCGTTGGCAGAGGCATTGGGTACGGAACTGCTCGTGGAGATTTCCGCGGAAAGGGCGATCTCACCCGTCAGCACCTTGATTTTGATGTTGGGAGACAACCGAACCGATGGGTCGGTTCGACCATCGTCCACGGGCGTGGATCAACTGGCCACGCTGCACCGGCTGGCCAGCGAGCGACCGGAAGTCTGGCAGGGGGTGCGCACGGTTGCTTTCGTGCAGAGCCAGGGAAGCAAAGGCCAGGATGGGGTGGGAGGCCCGACGGCCTGGTCGTTTGCCGCCAGCCTTTATCTGGAACGACCGGATCTCGAAGTCGTGGTGCTGGATTTCGACCCGGCGCTCTCCGCGGATTTCGTTACCGGCCGAGTCAAGCAGGAGCTCACGAGCGAGCCGCGTTATCAGGCGATCGAATACGACCTGGACGGGTTGCGCTGGAAACGCTGCATGACCACGGTAGAGCCGGAATACTGCTCGCCGCGAAATCTGACTTGGTCGGCTGACGATGTCCTTCTGGTTACCGGCGGCGGCAAAGGCATTACGGCGGAGTGCGCCTTGGCCTTTGCTCGGGAAACGGGGGTTAAGCTGGCCCTGGTCGGCCGTTCCAGGGCACCCTCCTCAGACGAAGCCGGCGAGCTGGCTGACAACCTGCGCAAGCTCGCGGAGGTTGGGGTCGAACACCGCTACTACGCGGCGGATGTGGCCGATCGCCAGGCGTTGGCCGAGGTGATTGCCCAAATTCAGGAAGACTTGGGGCCGGTGACGGCGGTATTGCACGGTGCGGGCAGCAATGCGCCGCGCCGCGTCGTGGACGTGTCCGCCGCCCAGGCCAGGCTTGAAATCGCGCCCAAGCTGCAAGGTGCGGAAAATTTGCTGGCCCTGCTGGATGCGGCGCCGCTGAAAATGTTTGCGGCGTTCACCTCCATCATCGGCGTTACGGGCATGCACAACAATGCCTGGTACGCTTATTCCAACGAAACGGTGGCGCGTTTGCTCGAAGGCTTTTCCGCCAGGCATCCGGACACGGCGGTAGTGAGCTATGCATTCGGCGTCTGGGATTCCGTAGGCATGGGCGTCAAGCTCGGCAGCGTGCGGCATCTGGGGCAAATGGGTATAGACGCGATCTCGGTCGAAGAAGGGGTGCGCCAGTTCATGCGCTGGACGCGGTCGGCCCCGCCCACCCAGGAGGTTATCATCACGGCCAGCAGCAGCGGCTTGGCCACCTGGGCTCGGCCGACAGAAGAGAAACGATCGCAAGCGCTGCGCTTCGACGGGGCATTGCAGCGCTTCGAGCCCGGTATAGAAAAGGTCACCCGTGTCACGCTCAACACCGAGCAAGATCTCTACCTGGCCGATCATGATTACCGGGGTTCGCTGCTGATGCCCACGGTAATGGGGTTGGAGGCCATGGCCCAGGCCTGCCTGCACGTGGCGGGGAACCCGCGGCTTGAGGTCGTGCGCATCGAGAATATCCAACTGGAACGGCCCATCGTGGTCGGCCGCGATAGACCGACGACCATCGAGATCCGCGCCCTGGCACTGGAACGTGTGGACGCGGAGGATGCCAGGGTCATCGAGGCGTCCATACATACCGATCAAACTGGTTTGGAGCCGGCGCATTTCGCCGCGCGCTTCATACTTGGGCAGCGGCGGGAGGCCAAGGGCAATTTGCCGGTGCCCCGAGTCAGCGGCATGCTGGGCATCGTTCCGAGTCTGGAGCTTTATGGTGGGGTGTTATTTCAGGGACCGCTGTTCCAACGGATTAGCGCTATCGAAGCGCTGGATGAAAAGCATGTGGTATTCGTGACCGAAACCCGTCCCGATACTTTGTCGACGCCCGAAGGTTTTGCTGAGGACGTGCGCGGACCATTGGTATTGGGCGATCCCTACTATCGGGATACCTTGCTGCAGGCGGCCCAGCTCTCGCTGACACCTGATATTTGCCTGCCGATACGTATCGATTGTATCGATCTTTACGCCAGCCGCGATCCGGCGGGACGCTATCGGGCCGAGGCCAAAGTGGTGGGACGCGAAGGCCGGCGCGTGCTGGGAGAAGTCACGGTGTTCGACGAACAAGGACGGCTGATCGAGCACATTCGCGGTTATGAAGTGCAGGTTCTGGAACGGCGAGCCGATTTTCCGACACCCGCGGAACTGGTCAGGGAGCCCAACGTACCCGAGCAACGCGTGCTGCAGGAGGCGCTCGCCGCGGCGGGCCGGTCGGCGGGGCTGTCGGCGCCGGCAGTGGCTCTGCGGCGCATACCCCATCTCCATGGCAAAAATCGTGCGGATCGGCGTGCCCTGGCTCTGCCCATCATGCATGCCACCTTGCAGAGTGCCGCACGCGGCAGCCGGTTCAACCTGGACGGTGTCGAAGTAAGCTGGCTGGACTCCGGCAAGCCGGTGGTAGGGATTAAGGGAGGTGGGTCGGTGCGTGCGGCGACGGATGCTCCGCACACTCAGGAAGCGCAGGACGGTGACCGCGAACTGGGTATTTCGATCAGCCACGAAGATGACTTGTTGCTTTGCGTCGCGGGTACGGGGCCACAAGGTTGCGACCTGGTGGTCCCGCTGCAACGCACCCGGAAGCAATGGCGTGCCATGCTCAATCAGCCGCTGTTCACTCTGGTGAAATCGCTGGAAGGCGCCGGTTTGTCCCTTGATCAGGCTGGTGCCCGGGTGTGGGCGGCGCTGGAGGCGGGGATCAAGGCGTTGGACAGCCGGGATATCGTCCTGGAGCTTGATGAGTACAGGAATGGCCGTGGCCTCTTTGTGGCGTCTAATGCCGCCCATCGGGTCAAGATCACGACGCTCCCCCTGGTTTCGGGTGACGGGGCCGAAACCGTGGTCTCGGTCGTTTTGGGTCCGAGGGGGGAAGAGCCTCTAGCCGATATGGCGGTGGCGGACGACCCGGATGCAGTCACGCTGGATGCGTTGGGCGATCGTTCGTCGATACCGTTCGCGGAGCCGGAGACTGCCGTGGTGGCAAGCTCGGACAGTTGGTCTGGCTGGTTGTCCTCCGGTGGAATTACCGCGGATTTTTTCAGCGTACAGGCCGACTTCGATAATAAAGCGGCGGAGCCACGCGTGTTATTCCGCTTTCCTTTGGCCTTCAAGGACGGCGCCAATCCCGACGGCTCGGTGTATTTCGTGAGGTTTTTCGAATGGATGGGGCGGTTACGGGAAATGGCGCTGCGACCCGTGCTAGGACAGCTGGCCGATGAGTTTGCTTCGGGAAAATGGGCGTGGGTTACCAACCGATCCTGGGTGAAAATCGAACGGCCCGCTCGCGCCGGCGACGTCGTCGAAGTGTCTTGCCGCTTCCTGGGACGCGGAGGCCCCAACGACTCGATGGTTTCGGTGGGTTTCGAATGGCATCGAGTGGCTGTGAACGGAGCATTGGAAAAGCTGGCGACCAGCCAAATCCAGATGACTTGGGCCAAGGTAATCGCGCACGGGGTGGTCAGTCCCGAAGCGTATCCGCCTTACCTCGACCATTTTTTCCGGGAGCTGACCGCCGTCCAAGGCGACAGCGAAAACAGCGATGCGATGTGCTACCGGCGAGCAGTGAAACTCATCGGCGGCAGCCTCTGGCGCAAGAAGCAAGGTCCTGAAACCGGCATACTGCTGGCCGAGCATAGCTGTGGCACGACCTCCAACGACGCCAATCTGGTGGGCAATATCTACTACTCGAAGTATTACGAATTGCAGGGTGTCCTGCGGGACAGCCATTTCTTCGGTGTAGTGCCCGATGCCTATCGGATGGATAGCGCGCACGGCGGAATCCGCTGCGTTTATACGGAAGTTTCCCATCTGCGTGATGCCATGCCTTTCGATACGCTACGCGCGCGGATGTATGTCAACGCGGTGCATGAGCGGGGAATCGAGCTGGGTTTCGAGTTTTTCCGGATCATGCCGAACGGCGACGTCGAGAAGCTGGCTACGGGAGTGCACGTCGCCGCCTGGATGACGGCAAAGGAGGATGGTTCCCTCGGCACGGCCATGGATTTGCCGAATGCGCTGTCCGGCTATCTGCTGAGCCGGGTTCCCACGGGGCCGACGATAGCCGTGCAGATCGACGCCGCATGA